The following are encoded in a window of Parus major isolate Abel chromosome 22, Parus_major1.1, whole genome shotgun sequence genomic DNA:
- the SLC25A37 gene encoding mitoferrin-1 isoform X2, producing MNPAEVVKQRLQMFNSPYTSVLGCMRTVHRTEGFRAFYRSYTTQLTMNVPFQAIHFITYELLQERLNPHRQYNPRSHIVAGAVAGAVAAAATTPLDVCKTLLNTQENMALSSLNIRGHLSGMANAFGTVYQLGGLPGFFKGVQARVIYQMPSTAISWSVYEFFKYFLTKRALERKPAS from the exons ATGAATCCAGCTGAAG TGGTGAAGCAGCGGCTGCAGATGTTCAACTCTCCGTACACGTCGGTGCTGGGCTGCATGCGGACAGTGCACAGGACTGAGGGCTTCAGAGCCTTCTACCGCAGCTACACCACGCAGCTGACCATGAACGTGCCCTTCCAGGCCATCCACTTCATCACCTACGAGCTCCTGCAGGAGCGCCTCAACCCTCACCGCCAGTACAACCCCCGCTCCCACATCGTAGCTGGcgctgtggctggagctgtggccgCTGCGGCCACCACGCCGCTGGACGTGTGCAAGACACTGCTCAACACGCAGGAGAACATGGCCCTGAGCTCCCTCAACATCCGGGGGCACCTGTCAGGCATGGCCAACGCCTTTGGCACTGTTTACCAGCTGGGAGGCCTCCCCGGCTTCTTCAAGGGCGTCCAAGCTCGGGTCATTTACCAGATGCCCTCCACGGCCATCTCCTGGTCCGTGTATGAGTTCTTCAAGTACTTCCTCACCAAGCGCGCGCTGGAGAGAAAGCCGGCCTCGTGA